TCTGATGATAATACACGTTTTTTTTTAAGTTCAATTTCAAATAAAAAAGTCGTCGTCCATAATCATGAAAAAAATAAAGGTGTAATCTTCGCACATAATACTGGTATCAAATTAGCAAAAGGAAAATATATTGCTTTATTGGGAGACGATGATGAACTATTACCACATGCGTTAAGCAATATTGTTGAAGAATTTAATAAACATTCTCCTGAAAATGTCAAAATATTGTGGTTCAATTGTGCTTATTCACAAAGCGGTAAAAATACAGGAAAACAGATTTTAAGTGGACATAACGTTGAATATACCGATCTATTATGTCAAAAATTCAAAGGAGATTACTGGGTAGTATTAGATAGAGAGTGTTTCAAAGAAGGTCTTTTTGATCAAAGATTACTGGGGGATCACGGGCAGCTGTGGTTAAAACTACACAAAAAATTCAAAGGATATTATGTCCCTAAAATTTTATATCTGGTCCATAGGGAGCATGGAGTTTCAATAACTATATCCGATCCTATTAAATCTTTGGAAAAGAAAATAATAACAATGAACATTTTTTTAGAAAATTTTGGGGCCGATTTGCAGAATAAATGTACTAGAGTTTATGGTAGTCAAATAGAATTACTTGGTTTCTTGCAGGTCTTGAACGGAGATAAACAAAATGGTAGAAAAAATCTTAAAGAAGGTTTAAAAAATAATTTCTCATTATTGTATCTTTTTATTTTGATGGGGCAGTATTTTTTAAATGAAAAACATATACAATTTTTGTATTATTTATATTTCCGTTGTAAAGTATTGCTCATTGTTAATAAATAAACTTGATCTTATAATTTATCTTACTGGGCAGTTATTTTAAACGCTTCATGGGAGACATGGGAGATTTTTTTTATGAGTGTAAATAACGATATGTTTTCAGAAAATAGGCTTCATAAAATATTTTCTTACAATAAAATCCAACACCTTCTTTCTAAAAATATTGGTATGTACCCTTTGGTTTACTATTTTATGAGGCTTTTTGTCAGTTATATTTCTCTTGATTTAGATCCCCTTGATATTTCTAAGTCTATAAATTCTAGGTCTATAAATTCTAAAAGCATCATAAGGAATTTCATTCAAAAAAAAAATATTTTTAAATTTCTACTTAATAATTCTGCAGCCCATGATAATTTGGATATATTATTTTATTCAAGAAGTCGTTTTGTTCCTATTAAAACCTTTGAGGGAAAAGAAACAATCGTTGATTATCTTTTTGGAAGCTTATTTAATCATATAAAGGAATATCAATCCCAGAGAAAAGTGCTTTTCTTTGTGGACAATTTTTTTAAATCTGTTCCAAAAAATTGTGAAATGCCAGTACACACTTTTTATGAATATAGTGATGTTTGTACCTTAACAAAATCTTTAATATTTAGTTTTTTTGTTTATTTTGAATGGATTATCAACAAAAACAAAATAATTAAACACTTAAGGCTTGATGGATGTGAGTTTCTAATTCCCTTATTTACTCGATTTTTCAGTTTTCAGTCATTATTTTCGTTTATATTTTATGATTATTGTTTTCAGAATGCGATAGTAAAAAACAAGCCTAAAATTCTTATTGCAAACGATGATGTACTTTCGTTAAAACCAAAACATCTACTGAACACTAAGTTTTTTGTGATGCAGTCGGCATCTCTAACTCTACAAAAAGAACAACTCGTGAAAATGTTCATTACGTCTTTTTCATTAGATGATTATCTTGTAGATTATTTTTTAGTTACCGGTGATAAGTTCAAAGAGATGAAACAAATAGCTGGGGATTATAAAAAAATTAAAGTTGTAGGCCAGCCCCGGTATGATTCTCTTTACTATTTGAACAAATTAGAATCCAAAGATCTTTTTTTTGAGAAATATGATATAAATCCAAAAAATAAAATCATTTTGTGGACTACCCAATGTAGTGCGATGGATAAAGAAGAGAATACACGTAATTTTGATTCTGTGTTTAGTGCTATAAAAGATCTTAGTAATGTTACTCTTATAATAAAACAGCATCCTGGTGAGACCAATTATCACAGGGAATTAATTAATCTTTATTTAATAAAACATAATTTGAATGCTATAGTTCCTCCTAAAGATTCTGATACATTTGAACTCTTAAACTTCTGTGATCTGATGATATCTAAAGATTCCACTACTGTACTTGAAGCAGTCATATTAAATAAACCAGTTATTGTTTTAAACTTAGGAAAAAGCGCTGATAAAAGAGATTACGTTAAAGAAAATATAGCTATAGGTGTATATGATGAAAATTCTTTAAAACCTTCGATTGAGAAACTATTATTCGAAGATGATTTTTTGGCAATAAACAGGAAGTTGTTTATTAATAGATATATATATAGATTTGATGGTATGTCTACAAAGAGGGTTATTGAATTAATAGATAATGAGATTAATAATATTTAATATGAAAAGTAATACCTGCTTTATCCTCGGTTACTAGTGTCATGGCAACTTAATTTTGGGTCATATTTAAAGTTTTTAATCCCGTCTATATCTTCATTCATGGCAAAAATAAAACTTGAAGAAGATGAAGTGCAGTACCTTATATACTTTGTTAAAAAGGGACAGAAAAGTGCACGAAAACTAACAAGAGCACGAATCCTGTTACTTGCCAACAAAAATAAAAAGAACACCGAGATCGTAGAAATATTGAATGTTGGTAGGAATACTGTTGGGCAAATCAAGAGAAGGTACTTGGATGAAGGTCTCCAAAGCGCTCTTGAGGATAAAGCAAGAACCGGTCAACCTATAAAATCCTATAAAATACACTGAAAAACACGCTGTTGAAACCACAGCGTAAGCATGTACCCCACCTCCTGATGGTAGAAAAAAGTGGACGCTTGTACTGTTTGCTGAAGAACCGAAGATAAAAGAAGGGTTTGAAACAATAAATACTGAATATAGAGAAAGAATGTACAATATTCTCAATCTGTATGAAGAAAAATATGACCCGAAAAAACCTCTCATATGCCTTTTGACGATAAACCAAAATAACTTCTTAGAGAAAAGAGGAAAGCCATTCCGATGAAATATATGATTACGAATATGTAAGGAATGGAACAGAAAATGTATTTGTGGTGGTAGAATTCAAAGAAGGAAAAAGGGTGATTCAAGTAACCAAAAGGAGGGCTAGGAAGGATTTTACACAATTCGTGAAAATTTTCGTTACCGAAAAATATTCTGAAGCTGAAGTCATCTAACTGGTTACGGATAATCTCAATACCCATAACAAAAAGTCATTCTACGAAACATTCTGCGAAGAGGAAGCAAAACAGATTCTGGAAAAAGATAGAATTCCATTACACGCTAAAACATGCAAGTTTGCTTAATGCCGCAGAAATAGAGATCAATGCGATGGATATTGAGTGTACAGACAGAAGGATCGAGGATGTGGAGACACTTACCCACGAAGTGGGTGCATGGACAAAGAGAAGAAATGAACATGAAAATAAGATCAACTGGAAATTTACGAGAAAAATTACTGATGAGAAAATGCCTAAATATTATACACCATATTTAAATTGTTAAGACACTAGTGTAGCGTCAGCAGTAAAACGTCGTGTAAAATCGGTTACAACAATTCTGAATCATTCAATCATTGAGGATTGAAAGAAAATTTAAAATCATCAATTGAAAAGCTAATAACAGACGATAGTGATTTAGCAAAAAAGAGAGACGAATATATTCAACAATTTTTCTAATTAGAATATCTGTTTAAATAGTGCAAGTGAGAGTTCGATGAAAAATGGCTGAATACAAACTTTTTCTACATAGAGTTGGACTAGTAGCTATTGTTCAACTGTTTACAAGCTTAAGTGGAATTATTTTACTTCCTATTCTAGCAAAAAACCTGCTTATAGAGGAATATGGAATATGGGCGCAGGTAATGGTTACGATAGGAATTTTTCCAGGAATTGTAATGTTTGGATTACCTTATACAATGGTCAGATTTTTATCCGGTTTGAAAACACAGGAAGATATTCAGGAAACATTTTATTCGATCTTTTTTTTAGTTGTTTTTACAAGTGGAATAGCTTCATTGTTATTTTTCATTTTTTCTGAAACAATTGCTTCAATATTATTTGATAAAAATGTTTTTGTAGTCAAGATACTATCTTTAATTGTTTTCATTGAATGTTTGAACTCTCTTTTTACAAATTATTTAAGGGCAAGACAAAGAATTAAAAGTTATTCTTTATGTATTTTCTTTAAAACAACAATTCAAATTTCTATCGTAAGTTTTTTTGTAATAATGGGGTACGGAATTTCAGGTGCGATTACTGGAGTGTTAATTACTCAGATTGTTCTATTTTGTTATATTTTTAGGCAAATAATTTTAGATATTGGGATCAGACCTCCTAAATTTAAAAATATGAAAGAATATCTAAAATTTGGAGTGCCTACTGTACCAGGTAATTTTTCAAGTTGGATTGTAAATTCTAGTGATCGTTATGTCATTGGAATACTATTAGGAACTGCTTCAGTAGGATATTATTCTCCAGGATATACGCTGGGCAATATTATAAGCATGTTTTTTGCTCCTCTTTCTTTTTTGCTTCCTGTAACGTTATCTAAGAGCTATGATGAAAATGATTTAGAAGAAGTAATAAAAATATTAAGTTATTCTTTCAAATACTTAATGACCATAGCGATCCCCGCAACTTTTGGAATCTCTATTCTGTCAAAGCCTATTTTAACTATTCTATCCACTCCAGAAATTGCTTCTCAGGGGTATCTTATTACTCCTTTTGTTGCGTTGGGTGCTCTATTATTAGGGGTTTACGGGATAATAGTGCAAGTATTAGTTTTAGAAAAAAGGACACTAATTACGGGTAAAATATGGATTATTGCGGCGATATTAAATCTTCTATTAAATTTTGTTTTTATCCCTTACTTTGGAATTGTGGGAGCAGCCATCACAACATTAATTGCTTTCACTATCAGTCTTATTTTAACAATGCATTATTCATTTAAATTCTTAAAGTTTGATGTAAATTTAGAATTCATATTAAAAAGCGTAGTTTCTTCAATATTGATGTCTTATATAATTTATTTATTAAATCCAGAAGGGTTGATCTCCATTTTACTTACAATAGGGGTTTGTGCATCAGTTTATTTTATAGTGTTATATTCTTTAAAAGGATTTGATAAAAATGAATTTGAATTACTGTATAATATTATAAAACATTAAAGGATTATCTGTTAAAAATTGGAACTTATCTGAGGTTTTGCCATTTTCTTTAAAATCACTTATTTTTCAATAATATTTAATATAGCCCCCTCTTTAATTCTTTACTCGGAGAAGGCTTGTAATTCCTTCCTTTCTCTAATCCCGTAATTTACAGTTATCCCCCAGACTTTCCGCAGATCTCGGATTATTATTCATACATTTTTATTGGAAAACTGTAAATACTGTAACTCGCTATTGAATTTTTGAATTTTTATGCACATTACCCTCAGTTTGACAGTACCCACTAATTGGTACTGAATATTTCCCTTCTTTTTTGGTTCAATCGGGCTTGACAAGTCCTATAAATTTATAAAAATTTATTATATATTCTATGTAATTTCATTCCTTTTTGCTACTATCAAGCTATTGATCCAGTCAAAATTCGCAAAAATATGGTTTTTGACACCATTTATCTTGAACTTGATTGTAAGTGTCAAATTCTTCAAGCTTTTTTTAATGAATTTTGTAGACGTGTGTTTTAGCTCTTCAAATTCATATCGCATCAGCGATATGAATAATTGGGCGATAAACCCAAGGATAATGGCTCCATAAATGCTATCTTCCGACCACAACCTTAATGGCTTAATCTGAATTTCATTTTTCAATGAATGGAATATTTTCTCAATAGAATCCTTTTTTCTGTATGTTATCAATGCATCTTCAAGTGTCAAATGCCTGTTTGATTTCAGACAGAAAAATCCTTCTCTTCCATTAATCAGTGAAGCTTTTAGGAGTTCTACAGCTTCCTCGTCACTAAGCTCTTCTAGCTTAGTTCTAAAAGAGTAATCAATCTCGATCAACTCATTATTTACTCTGAATTTCTTAGGAAGCTTTTTGTTGTTTATGATGGCCTTCTGAATCTCTTTTGCTTCCTTTAATTTCCTCATAACAGCTCTTGCTTTTGATTCTAATTGCCTTTTCTGTAGAGCTTCAGAGAAATAGAAATATTTAATGCTGCTAGGCTTGACTATTTTTATCCCATATATACCTTTTTTGGAATCTATCAGTTCTGCTCTTTCCAGATCAAATTTCTCAATTATTTTATCGTCACTCGTATTCAGTTTCATGGAAGTGAGATAGTCCATCTCATCTTCCTGTATAATATCGATATTATCTTTGGTATTAGCTCCTTTATCAAAAACAATAAAAGAGCCTTTTTTAAGTCTACTTTTCACCTGGTTATAAGTGTCAGAAAAGTGCTCAAGATCAAGAACGTTTCCTTTATTCACTGTAACTCCAATAGGTATGTTAATGGGGTTAGCTAATTCACTAATTCCAACAGTTATCTGCAGCTTATCAGGCCTGTGATCTCTGCTATACCCGTATTTACCAAGGTTGGATTTAGTCCCATAAAGGACTATACTCGTCCAATCCATTTTTATATCCTTCTCTTCAAAACCATATACACAAAATAGAGAATCCAGAATATCAGAGAGAATTTCCTCTCTGTTACGTCCTAAGAGTTCAAGAGTTCTGTAAAGAACTCTTTCATGAAACCTTTCAAGATTCAATATCTCGAGAATTTCTTCCTGATTTAACCATTTGCCAGCTTCTTTGATACTAAAATTTTCAGTCAGCTTGTAGCTTAGCAAACCGATCAGCAAACTATTGAGATCAAGACCCTTGTTTTTATGTTTGCCAAAAATATCACAGAAATTAAGCTTTTCATAAAAGAGTTGGACGGCAAGAATCGATCCGATAGGAACACATATATTCTTGTTAGGAATTGTAGGGAATGCTCTCTGTTTTGTGATGTTCATTTGACCGAATAACACAAAACAAAGAGCACTTATTTTTATCTAACTGTCAAAGTCAGGTTACTACTAACGCCCTGGACCATCACGGTATAGTTTGTGGAATTTTCGATGAACTTGAAATTGGAAGTATTATCGATGAAGTGTTTCCCAAAGTTGGGCAGCATAAATTAGCTCATTCAATAGTGATAAAGGCAATGATTCTTAATTGCCTTGGATTCACTGACAGTCGACTTTACCTGTACTCTCAATATTTTGAAAATCTTCCCGTTGAAAGATTACTTGGTCCTGGAGTTAGTGTCAAGGCCGGTGAATAATTCCTCATTTTAGCCGGATTAAAATTCCCCAATTTCCAATCCTTGAGAAAAGCTCGAGGATCATAAATAATGCTGAAAACGGAGGAATGGCTATTGATACGAGATTTGTATTCACAAGGCTTTAGCATCAGTGAAATCGCCAAACAAACAGGCTTTGACAGGAAAACTGTGAGGAAATATCTCCGACTGAAAACCTTGCCCGAACCCCAGAAACGTTCTGGAAGAAAGAGCAAGCTTGATCCTTTCAAACCTTACATACAAGAAAAACTCAAAGAAGGTCCCTATACTGCTGCTCGCCTCTATCGGGAAATCAAAGAAATGGGTTTTGATGGAGGAAAAACCATAGTCAAGGACTTCGTACAAAAAGTCCGACCTGAGCAGGGAATCCCTGCCGTACTCCGCTATGAAACAAAACCAGGTGTCCAGGCTCAGGTTGACTGGGGAGAGTTAGGAACAGTTGAGGTTGATGGAAAGGTAAAGAAACTCTTTTGTTTCAACATGATTCTTGGATATTCCAGAATGAGATATGTTGAATTTACACTGAGCATAGACACTCCAACTCTTATCCAGTGTCATCTGAATGCTTTTGAGTACTTTGGAGGATTTACACAGGAGATTCTATACGATAACATGAAACAGGTTGTTATCAAAAGAGCATTAAAATCATCAGATTCTGAATGGAACTCACAGTTTGAGGATTTCTTTAAATGCTTTGGTTTTGTTCCCCGGTTATGCAGGCCTTACAGGCCTCAAACAAAAGGCAAAATTGAAAATATGGTAGGGTATGTCAAAAGGGATTTCTTCCTTGGAAGAAGGTTTACATCTCTCGAAGACCTGAACGGCCAAGTTAACAGGTGGTTAGAAAGGGTAAATTCAATTGTCCACGGAACAACCTATCAAATCCCTCTTGAACGCTTTAAGGAGGAGAACCTGAGCCCTCTGGATCAGGTTCCTCCTTACAAAGTTGTCCATAAGGAGGCCAGAAAGGTCTCCAGAGACTGTTATATTTCGTTCCTTGGAAATAAGTATTCTGTTCCTTACAGGTTTGCAGGAAGAACTGCAGAACTTCATATTTTGGAAGGAAAATTAGGGATTTATGTTGATCATGAGAAGGTCTGTGAACATGAAATTCTTCCTGGTAACTGTAGAGTTTCAAGGAAAAAGGAACATTTCCAGGGTCTACTGAGTGAGATTCTTAAAGAGAACTCAAAATGCAAAAAAGGCTCACAGATTCCGTTGAAATTCTCAGGTCCCGATGTTGAAAAAAGGTCTCTTGATATCTATGAAACATTCAGTGAAGGTG
The Methanosarcina sp. WWM596 DNA segment above includes these coding regions:
- a CDS encoding UDP-N-acetylglucosamine 2-epimerase, with amino-acid sequence MSVNNDMFSENRLHKIFSYNKIQHLLSKNIGMYPLVYYFMRLFVSYISLDLDPLDISKSINSRSINSKSIIRNFIQKKNIFKFLLNNSAAHDNLDILFYSRSRFVPIKTFEGKETIVDYLFGSLFNHIKEYQSQRKVLFFVDNFFKSVPKNCEMPVHTFYEYSDVCTLTKSLIFSFFVYFEWIINKNKIIKHLRLDGCEFLIPLFTRFFSFQSLFSFIFYDYCFQNAIVKNKPKILIANDDVLSLKPKHLLNTKFFVMQSASLTLQKEQLVKMFITSFSLDDYLVDYFLVTGDKFKEMKQIAGDYKKIKVVGQPRYDSLYYLNKLESKDLFFEKYDINPKNKIILWTTQCSAMDKEENTRNFDSVFSAIKDLSNVTLIIKQHPGETNYHRELINLYLIKHNLNAIVPPKDSDTFELLNFCDLMISKDSTTVLEAVILNKPVIVLNLGKSADKRDYVKENIAIGVYDENSLKPSIEKLLFEDDFLAINRKLFINRYIYRFDGMSTKRVIELIDNEINNI
- a CDS encoding IS4 family transposase; translation: MNITKQRAFPTIPNKNICVPIGSILAVQLFYEKLNFCDIFGKHKNKGLDLNSLLIGLLSYKLTENFSIKEAGKWLNQEEILEILNLERFHERVLYRTLELLGRNREEILSDILDSLFCVYGFEEKDIKMDWTSIVLYGTKSNLGKYGYSRDHRPDKLQITVGISELANPINIPIGVTVNKGNVLDLEHFSDTYNQVKSRLKKGSFIVFDKGANTKDNIDIIQEDEMDYLTSMKLNTSDDKIIEKFDLERAELIDSKKGIYGIKIVKPSSIKYFYFSEALQKRQLESKARAVMRKLKEAKEIQKAIINNKKLPKKFRVNNELIEIDYSFRTKLEELSDEEAVELLKASLINGREGFFCLKSNRHLTLEDALITYRKKDSIEKIFHSLKNEIQIKPLRLWSEDSIYGAIILGFIAQLFISLMRYEFEELKHTSTKFIKKSLKNLTLTIKFKINGVKNHIFANFDWINSLIVAKRNEIT
- a CDS encoding flippase — encoded protein: MAEYKLFLHRVGLVAIVQLFTSLSGIILLPILAKNLLIEEYGIWAQVMVTIGIFPGIVMFGLPYTMVRFLSGLKTQEDIQETFYSIFFLVVFTSGIASLLFFIFSETIASILFDKNVFVVKILSLIVFIECLNSLFTNYLRARQRIKSYSLCIFFKTTIQISIVSFFVIMGYGISGAITGVLITQIVLFCYIFRQIILDIGIRPPKFKNMKEYLKFGVPTVPGNFSSWIVNSSDRYVIGILLGTASVGYYSPGYTLGNIISMFFAPLSFLLPVTLSKSYDENDLEEVIKILSYSFKYLMTIAIPATFGISILSKPILTILSTPEIASQGYLITPFVALGALLLGVYGIIVQVLVLEKRTLITGKIWIIAAILNLLLNFVFIPYFGIVGAAITTLIAFTISLILTMHYSFKFLKFDVNLEFILKSVVSSILMSYIIYLLNPEGLISILLTIGVCASVYFIVLYSLKGFDKNEFELLYNIIKH
- a CDS encoding glycosyltransferase family 2 protein, yielding MCQNPLISVIIATYNRETLLPRAINSVLNQTYENFEVVVVNDGSDDNTRFFLSSISNKKVVVHNHEKNKGVIFAHNTGIKLAKGKYIALLGDDDELLPHALSNIVEEFNKHSPENVKILWFNCAYSQSGKNTGKQILSGHNVEYTDLLCQKFKGDYWVVLDRECFKEGLFDQRLLGDHGQLWLKLHKKFKGYYVPKILYLVHREHGVSITISDPIKSLEKKIITMNIFLENFGADLQNKCTRVYGSQIELLGFLQVLNGDKQNGRKNLKEGLKNNFSLLYLFILMGQYFLNEKHIQFLYYLYFRCKVLLIVNK
- the istA gene encoding IS21 family transposase is translated as MLKTEEWLLIRDLYSQGFSISEIAKQTGFDRKTVRKYLRLKTLPEPQKRSGRKSKLDPFKPYIQEKLKEGPYTAARLYREIKEMGFDGGKTIVKDFVQKVRPEQGIPAVLRYETKPGVQAQVDWGELGTVEVDGKVKKLFCFNMILGYSRMRYVEFTLSIDTPTLIQCHLNAFEYFGGFTQEILYDNMKQVVIKRALKSSDSEWNSQFEDFFKCFGFVPRLCRPYRPQTKGKIENMVGYVKRDFFLGRRFTSLEDLNGQVNRWLERVNSIVHGTTYQIPLERFKEENLSPLDQVPPYKVVHKEARKVSRDCYISFLGNKYSVPYRFAGRTAELHILEGKLGIYVDHEKVCEHEILPGNCRVSRKKEHFQGLLSEILKENSKCKKGSQIPLKFSGPDVEKRSLDIYETFSEGGFE